From Parasphaerochaeta coccoides DSM 17374, a single genomic window includes:
- a CDS encoding fimbrillin family protein, producing the protein MSKSSRPGFVVLTTILILLAALISCDSKLNVSNTNEVRFTSEIGRKATADSEWQADDEVGIYMVAHDALTATAASERANKLYTADTAFQTSGFTPATVGDTLKWDDISTPAITHFDFIAYYPYVSSIANTTALPINVYPGSGEQDTGKADFLWGRTDNVQNNTSTVHLKLDHMLSRLIVNISPSTTVDATAINDATGGFTATVKGLNTQSAINLNDGTLGTTDTSASILMKDISDTLTATERTEGKRRFEAVLIPVDNTFALANVSLEFTLSGGAGAGTYTWAADSVATSDQGKIHFDKGKQHVYNMTLNTSDEEVAVAAIEIEIGDWDESDGGNWGAVKAYRLTFDDNDATNGNAPGQILAHEGSQITLPGPGDLEKNIHYFYGWNTDPAGTGTQYAAGDTLEILDQDVTLYARWLVKIKSVFTGYSHTMILKEDGTLWATGSNYYGQLGLGYSGILTNRSTPEQVTSTSEGSLPVIASISAGGYHTMIVDEDGSLWATGSNEDGQLGLGDSGSATDRSTLEKVPSMGTDVADVFVGGYHTMILKKNNTLWAIGWNSYGQLGDGTSGGDPDFKSTPVEVWDSPDGQVKMTDVAAVSIGDEHTMILKKDGTLWGTGFNYWGQLGDVTTINRSIPVQATSMGTDVEAVSAGYSFTMILKKNNTLWGVGENADGQLGDNTRAPRKTPVQVMEAEGVGFMTDVKAVSAGYYYTMIVKKDGTLWATGDNWAGQLGDGTTTDRTTPVQVKGAGGVGFMTDVKAVSGGDGHTMILKNDGTLWATGFNHYGQLGDGTTTDRTTPVQIIL; encoded by the coding sequence ATGAGCAAATCTAGCAGACCAGGTTTTGTGGTTCTTACAACCATTCTGATACTACTTGCCGCCCTTATTTCATGCGACAGCAAACTGAATGTTTCAAATACAAACGAAGTACGTTTCACTTCCGAGATAGGCCGCAAGGCCACGGCAGACTCCGAATGGCAAGCCGATGATGAAGTCGGCATCTACATGGTAGCTCATGATGCCCTGACAGCTACTGCCGCCTCAGAACGTGCAAACAAACTCTACACGGCTGACACAGCCTTCCAGACTTCCGGCTTCACTCCTGCTACCGTTGGTGACACCTTGAAGTGGGATGACATCTCCACCCCTGCCATCACACACTTTGACTTCATCGCCTATTATCCTTACGTGTCTTCCATCGCCAATACCACCGCCCTACCCATAAATGTCTATCCAGGTTCCGGGGAACAGGATACCGGAAAGGCTGACTTCCTGTGGGGACGCACCGACAATGTACAGAACAATACCTCAACGGTGCATCTGAAGCTTGACCATATGCTCTCCCGCCTGATTGTCAACATCTCTCCCAGCACGACCGTTGATGCTACGGCTATCAATGATGCCACCGGTGGATTTACTGCTACGGTCAAAGGCTTGAACACGCAGAGCGCAATCAACCTGAATGACGGAACCTTGGGCACGACGGATACGAGCGCATCTATTCTCATGAAGGACATTTCCGACACCCTTACGGCTACGGAAAGAACCGAGGGAAAGCGCAGGTTCGAGGCTGTGCTGATACCTGTGGACAACACTTTTGCTCTGGCTAACGTGAGCCTGGAGTTTACCCTGAGCGGTGGTGCTGGCGCTGGTACATACACATGGGCAGCGGATTCCGTAGCGACCTCTGATCAAGGCAAGATTCACTTTGACAAAGGCAAGCAGCATGTCTACAACATGACGCTCAATACGTCTGATGAAGAAGTCGCCGTTGCCGCCATTGAGATTGAGATTGGGGATTGGGATGAAAGTGACGGCGGGAACTGGGGAGCCGTCAAGGCATACCGGCTCACTTTTGATGACAACGATGCCACGAACGGAAATGCACCGGGACAGATACTCGCTCATGAAGGAAGTCAAATCACACTGCCGGGTCCCGGAGACCTGGAGAAAAACATCCATTACTTCTATGGATGGAATACTGATCCTGCTGGCACTGGAACCCAGTATGCCGCTGGTGACACATTAGAGATTCTTGACCAGGATGTGACTCTGTATGCACGGTGGTTGGTGAAGATTAAATCAGTCTTCACCGGATACAGCCATACGATGATACTGAAGGAGGACGGGACTCTCTGGGCGACTGGAAGCAACTATTATGGTCAACTGGGCTTGGGTTACAGCGGCATTCTAACCAACAGAAGCACACCCGAACAAGTCACATCCACATCCGAGGGTTCTCTCCCTGTTATCGCGTCTATCTCCGCCGGAGGCTATCACACGATGATCGTGGATGAGGATGGGAGTCTCTGGGCGACTGGATCCAATGAGGACGGACAACTAGGTTTAGGTGACAGCGGCTCTGCGACCGACAGAAGTACGCTCGAGAAAGTTCCGTCCATGGGCACTGATGTCGCAGATGTCTTTGTCGGAGGCTATCACACGATGATCCTGAAGAAAAACAATACACTCTGGGCAATAGGCTGGAATAGTTATGGCCAACTGGGCGATGGTACTTCAGGCGGCGATCCGGACTTCAAAAGCACACCCGTAGAAGTTTGGGATTCTCCCGATGGTCAGGTGAAAATGACTGATGTCGCGGCCGTATCCATCGGAGACGAACACACGATGATTCTGAAGAAGGACGGCACGCTCTGGGGGACAGGATTCAACTATTGGGGTCAACTGGGCGATGTCACTACGATCAACAGAAGCATTCCTGTGCAGGCCACGTCCATGGGGACTGATGTCGAGGCCGTCTCTGCCGGATATTCTTTTACGATGATCCTGAAGAAAAACAATACACTCTGGGGAGTAGGAGAGAACGCGGACGGACAACTGGGTGACAACACTAGGGCCCCCAGAAAGACTCCCGTACAGGTCATGGAGGCTGAAGGGGTCGGATTCATGACTGATGTCAAGGCTGTCTCTGCCGGATACTACTATACGATGATTGTGAAGAAGGACGGCACGCTCTGGGCGACTGGAGACAACTGGGCTGGTCAACTGGGTGACGGCACTACGACCGACAGAACTACTCCCGTGCAGGTCAAGGGTGCTGGAGGGGTCGGGTTCATGACTGATGTCAAGGCCGTCTCTGGCGGAGACGGCCACACGATGATCCTGAAGAATGACGGCACACTCTGGGCGACTGGATTTAACCATTATGGTCAACTGGGTGACGGCACTACGACCGACAGAACTACTCCCGTGCAGATAATTCTCTGA
- a CDS encoding aldehyde ferredoxin oxidoreductase N-terminal domain-containing protein translates to MTMSPYEDYQVDDTPSLQGSSRQVVPPHEREGRCLVIDLDSRSWRIDPIASPLLEVCAGGRLLALALYEKYVRDTATVTARYEQGNPMVFACGMITGYEYMDGGFSVVTRSPVTRRISVAYSDTAFGRFLRFCSYDALVLSGRLHRSSVIVIDEKGVSFMYADKYYEATTAAMDDALGACANVTVLSIGAAGEHGVACASLVCQAQSIGRGGLGAVMGLKNIKAISISARPSTAEDGVRIPAADRKAFTANFQRLRRRIRLNPVCRALARYGSAVEVTDSVSTGTVSINNFTYSADPRLRYLGGQEQLRLHGQVRYTIFSRLLPDIASPASQNEPGFSEAIMLGSHQGIFDPDIVRSLLAVCVEQGMDPVSAGGMLGWVRHGMEAGAFHDAPFISAGESFVVFAARLLRDIALCKNRAIGFAGGIDAAAQAYGHKEFAFSVRGLELGPYDIRSARGQALVDMTGYGGSFMAGVIQPALQRGSVNKTAAWVVHDESVRYGCETMGLDPCFGAQIYYWGRRGASGRISASLGTFKLLHAPFLGIRMMAHRFMPGFISSIVGHDVSYARVLLLGRRARRIQERLDKRLNGSDDDCTAADFSPYFSIIPTENGSWHDVLSIRPLRDAYRRMRHVYDAVDTIDGEREPDAF, encoded by the coding sequence GCTGGAAGTCTGCGCTGGAGGACGCCTGCTTGCCCTGGCGTTATACGAAAAATATGTACGGGATACCGCTACGGTCACAGCCCGCTATGAGCAGGGCAACCCCATGGTATTCGCCTGCGGAATGATTACCGGCTACGAGTACATGGACGGAGGTTTTTCTGTTGTGACCCGCTCTCCGGTGACGAGACGGATTTCAGTGGCCTACAGTGATACCGCCTTTGGCCGTTTCCTTCGCTTCTGTTCCTACGATGCACTGGTTTTATCCGGTCGCCTCCATCGTTCCTCGGTCATTGTCATTGACGAGAAGGGTGTCAGTTTCATGTACGCTGACAAGTACTATGAAGCCACGACCGCGGCCATGGATGATGCGCTGGGAGCCTGTGCCAATGTAACGGTGCTGTCTATAGGAGCGGCGGGGGAACATGGAGTTGCCTGCGCCTCTCTGGTCTGCCAGGCGCAGAGCATAGGGCGGGGGGGCCTGGGAGCGGTAATGGGGTTGAAGAATATCAAGGCTATCAGCATAAGCGCCCGACCTTCCACTGCGGAGGATGGCGTGCGGATTCCTGCCGCCGACAGAAAAGCCTTTACCGCCAATTTCCAGAGGCTGCGCCGTCGAATCCGTCTTAATCCTGTCTGCCGCGCCCTTGCCCGGTATGGTTCCGCCGTCGAAGTAACTGATTCCGTTTCCACCGGTACGGTCAGCATCAACAATTTCACCTACAGTGCCGACCCCAGGCTGAGATACTTGGGGGGACAGGAGCAGTTACGCCTTCATGGGCAGGTACGCTATACCATATTCTCCCGCCTATTACCTGATATCGCATCCCCGGCCAGCCAGAATGAACCTGGTTTCTCCGAGGCCATCATGTTAGGCTCCCATCAGGGAATTTTCGACCCTGACATTGTTCGTTCCCTTCTTGCTGTGTGTGTGGAGCAGGGGATGGATCCGGTTTCCGCCGGGGGTATGCTGGGCTGGGTGAGACACGGAATGGAGGCTGGAGCCTTTCATGATGCGCCGTTCATTTCTGCCGGAGAATCCTTCGTCGTGTTCGCTGCCCGTTTGCTCCGTGACATAGCACTGTGCAAGAACAGGGCGATTGGTTTTGCGGGAGGTATCGATGCCGCGGCACAAGCCTACGGGCACAAGGAATTTGCTTTCTCGGTACGCGGTCTTGAGCTAGGACCCTACGATATACGCTCTGCCCGTGGGCAGGCACTTGTTGACATGACGGGCTATGGCGGTTCGTTCATGGCCGGAGTAATCCAGCCTGCTCTCCAGAGGGGGAGCGTGAATAAGACTGCTGCCTGGGTGGTTCATGATGAATCAGTTCGTTACGGCTGCGAGACCATGGGACTGGATCCTTGTTTCGGCGCACAGATTTATTACTGGGGAAGGAGGGGAGCGTCGGGCAGGATTTCCGCGAGCTTGGGAACCTTCAAACTTCTTCATGCTCCTTTCTTGGGTATCCGGATGATGGCACATCGATTCATGCCCGGTTTCATCAGTTCAATCGTCGGACATGATGTCTCCTATGCCCGCGTGCTTCTTCTCGGTCGTCGGGCGCGGCGTATCCAGGAAAGGTTGGACAAACGTCTTAACGGATCCGATGACGACTGTACTGCTGCTGATTTTTCGCCGTACTTCTCCATAATACCTACCGAAAACGGATCTTGGCATGATGTGCTGTCCATCCGTCCATTGAGGGATGCATACCGACGTATGCGCCATGTCTACGATGCTGTGGACACCATTGATGGAGAACGGGAGCCGGACGCTTTCTGA